A single genomic interval of Notolabrus celidotus isolate fNotCel1 chromosome 13, fNotCel1.pri, whole genome shotgun sequence harbors:
- the flrt2 gene encoding leucine-rich repeat transmembrane protein FLRT2: MEFLAGSWNKDWASFLQFWLTVILSLQMQFRPGASCPKECRCDNQFVYCNERSLTSVPLGVQEGYKVIFLHNNQINNAGFPLELHNVASVETVYLYGNQLDEFPINLPKNTRVLHLQENNIQTISRAALAQLTQLEELHLDDNSISTVGVEEGAFREALSLKLLFLTKNHLSSVPIGLPEDLKELRLDENRIAVIAEEAFQNVTRLQRLLLDGNLLTDEGIAPGTFQELANLRELALGRNSLTFPPPLLPYQSLIKLSLQENQIDQIPVAAFAALNRLERLDISSNQLQTLTQGVFDGLSSLKHLMVRNNPWRCDCGVKWVVVWLKALPSSINARGFVCLSPDKVRGMAIRELTLDIIECPVEDDEPPWPTLRSTPPPPPTTTPFTTMISTLITTSIPYYFGSPSPPLPPVPNNPPGPLPPYEDPLQISFHVVNSTNIAVSWASYYTVTAYKVTWVKRGQSQINEGMRERTVSGDRRHISLTNLEPRSVYRICVHVLDTLNSYRPGEDTICSEARTKPAVPIKPPSREEAPRESINSTLLMAGIIGGAVLIILITLLSLFCWHMHKKNRSSSTKWKYNRGRRKDDYCEAGTKKDNSILEMTETSFQIVALNNEQLLKGDFRIQPIYTPNGGIGFRDCHLSNNSIAYCKSSNVPSTEFCHT; encoded by the coding sequence ATGGAGTTTTTGGCTGGATCCTGGAATAAAGATTGGGCTTCATTCTTGCAATTTTGGTTGACTGTCATCCTAAGCCTCCAAATGCAGTTCAGGCCGGGTGCCTCTTGCCCGAAGGAGTGCCGTTGTGACAACCAGTTTGTGTACTGCAATGAACGCAGCCTGACATCAGTGCCTCTGGGGGTGCAGGAAGGCTACAAAGTTATCTTCCTACACAACAACCAGATAAACAATGCTGGATTCCCTCTGGAACTTCACAATGTTGCCTCAGTAGAGACTGTGTATCTCTATGGCAACCAGTTGGATGAGTTCCCTATCAATCTGCCCAAAAACACCAGGGTCCTGCATCTCCAGGAGAACAATATCCAAACTATCTCTCGGGCAGCCCTGGCCCAGCTGACTCAGTTAGAGGAGCTGCACCTTGATGATAACTCCATCTCCACAGTGGGGGTGGAGGAAGGGGCCTTTAGGGAGGCGCTAAGCCTcaaactcctcttcctcactaaGAACCACTTAAGCAGTGTTCCCATTGGCCTTCCTGAGGACCTAAAAGAGCTACGGTTGGATGAAAACCGCATTGCTGTCATTGCAGAGGAGGCCTTTCAGAATGTAACACGTCTGCAGCGCCTCCTGCTGGACGGGAACCTGCTGACAGATGAAGGCATTGCACCGGGAACCTTCCAGGAGCTGGCCAACCTCCGTGAGCTGGCCCTGGGCCGCAATTCACTCACCTTCCCCCCTCCACTCCTTCCCTaccagtcactaatcaaactcAGCCTGCAGGAGAACCAGATAGACCAGATCCCAGTGGCAGCCTTTGCTGCCTTAAATAGGCTAGAAAGACTGGATATCTCAAGCAACCAGCTTCAGACTCTTACACAGGGAGTATTTGATGGTCTGTCAAGTCTAAAGCACCTGATGGTGCGAAATAACCCCTGGCGTTGTGACTGTGGTGTCAAATGGGTGGTCGTATGGCTCAAGGCGCTACCTTCATCCATCAATGCCCGAGGGTTTGTGTGCCTGAGTCCGGACAAGGTGCGTGGCATGGCAATCAGAGAGCTCACGCTGGATATTATAGAATGCCCAGTTGAAGACGACGAGCCACCCTGGCCAACCCTTCGATCAACACCCCCTCCCCCACCAACAACCACCCCCTTCACCACCATGATCTCCACGCTCATCACCACATCCATCCCTTACTACTTTGGCTCACCCTCCCCTCCTTTACCCCCTGTCCCTAACAACCCCCCTGGCCCCTTGCCTCCTTACGAGGACCCCCTTCAGATCTCCTTCCATGTTGTCAACTCCACTAATATCGCGGTGAGCTGGGCTTCCTATTACACCGTCACAGCCTACAAGGTAACTTGGGTCAAAAGGGGACAAAGCCAAATAAATGAAGGAATGCGGGAAAGGACCGTGAGTGGGGACCGGCGGCATATTAGCCTCACCAACCTGGAGCCCCGGTCTGTGTATCGTATCTGTGTGCATGTTCTGGACACTCTCAACTCCTACAGGCCAGGAGAGGATACTATATGCTCTGAGGCCAGGACCAAGCCTGCTGTGCCCATTAAGCCTCCCAGCAGAGAGGAAGCTCCTCGGGAGAGCATCAACTCTACTCTGCTCATGGCTGGGATCATTGGTGGAGCGGTGCTTATCATTCTGATAACGCTGCTCAGTCTGTTTTGCTGGCACATGCACAAGAAGAACCGGTCATCTTCGACCAAGTGGAAATACAACCGTGGTAGGAGAAAAGACGACTACTGTGAGGCTGGAACCAAGAAGGATAACTCCATTCTTGAGATGACTGAGACCAGTTTCCAGATAGTGGCGCTGAACAATGAGCAGCTGCTTAAGGGAGACTTCCGCATTCAGCCTATCTACACACCCAACGGGGGCATTGGATTTAGAGACTGTCACCTCAGTAACAACAGCATAGCCTACTGCAAGAGCAGCAACGTGCCCAGTACAGAGTTCTGCCACACATGA